Proteins encoded together in one Lathyrus oleraceus cultivar Zhongwan6 chromosome 5, CAAS_Psat_ZW6_1.0, whole genome shotgun sequence window:
- the LOC127084436 gene encoding uncharacterized protein LOC127084436 isoform X1, producing the protein MVSKVHKRTAMYRNLQLLRSITYSTSQRKTSVILEATEYIQDLKQKLEELNLFAVATAQKVIEYDPMPKLKVEEQEEGFVIKVLSERSCKGLLVFILEAFEELGLEVLQARVSCVDNFCLEAVGNKQENNEDSRTMNVQLVEQVVCQAIQNWREVAQD; encoded by the exons atggTTTCTAAGGTTCACAAGAGAACAGCCATGTACAGAAACTTACAACTGCTACGTTCCATCACATACTCCACTTCC CAAAGGAAAACTTCGGTGATATTGGAAGCAACGGAATATATACAAGATTTGAAGCAAAAACTGGAAGAGTTGAACCTGTTTGCAGTTGCAACAGCACAGAAAGTTATTGAATATGATCCAATGCCTAAG CTTAAGGTTGAGGAACAGGAAGAGGGGTTTGTGATCAAGGTGCTGAGTGAAAGGAGTTGCAAGGGATTGCTAGTGTTCATCTTGGAGGCCTTTGAAGAACTTGGTCTTGAAGTTTTGCAGGCTAGGGTTTCTTGTGTTGATAACTTCTGTCTAGAAGCTGTTGGGAACAAA CAGGAGAACAATGAAGATTCTCGAACTATGAATGTACAATTAGTTGAACAAGTAGTATGTCAAGCTATTCAAAACTGGAGGGAAGTTGCACAAGATTAA
- the LOC127084436 gene encoding uncharacterized protein LOC127084436 isoform X2, translated as MVSKVHKRTAMYRNLQLLRSITYSTSQRKTSVILEATEYIQDLKQKLEELNLFAVATAQKVIEYDPMPKLKVEEQEEGFVIKVLSERSCKGLLVFILEAFEELGLEVLQARVSCVDNFCLEAVGNKENNEDSRTMNVQLVEQVVCQAIQNWREVAQD; from the exons atggTTTCTAAGGTTCACAAGAGAACAGCCATGTACAGAAACTTACAACTGCTACGTTCCATCACATACTCCACTTCC CAAAGGAAAACTTCGGTGATATTGGAAGCAACGGAATATATACAAGATTTGAAGCAAAAACTGGAAGAGTTGAACCTGTTTGCAGTTGCAACAGCACAGAAAGTTATTGAATATGATCCAATGCCTAAG CTTAAGGTTGAGGAACAGGAAGAGGGGTTTGTGATCAAGGTGCTGAGTGAAAGGAGTTGCAAGGGATTGCTAGTGTTCATCTTGGAGGCCTTTGAAGAACTTGGTCTTGAAGTTTTGCAGGCTAGGGTTTCTTGTGTTGATAACTTCTGTCTAGAAGCTGTTGGGAACAAA GAGAACAATGAAGATTCTCGAACTATGAATGTACAATTAGTTGAACAAGTAGTATGTCAAGCTATTCAAAACTGGAGGGAAGTTGCACAAGATTAA